One genomic region from Bradyrhizobium icense encodes:
- a CDS encoding LLM class flavin-dependent oxidoreductase has protein sequence MIPLSVLDLSVVTTGTRPAAALQNSIDLARHVDGLGYVRYWLAEHHNLASVASPAPDLMIGQIAAVTKNIRVGSGGVMLPNHAPLVVAERFKMLEALFPGRIDLGLGRAPGTDGATAHALRSRLDRREGDDFLERLSELVLWETRGFPAGHPYNNVVAMPDDTPLPPIWLLGSSDYSSELAAQVGMGFAFAHHFASYDAIAAMANYRSHFKPSGWRETPHGILAVAAVAAETDAEAETLASSMDLNRLRRDRGQYLPLPSVEEALAYDYTDAERASVMRNRSRLFVGSPATIMAKLQPMITASQPDELMIITAVYDHDARKKSYSLLADAFGLEKKVAA, from the coding sequence ATGATCCCGCTTTCCGTCCTCGACCTCTCCGTCGTCACCACAGGCACAAGACCCGCCGCCGCGCTGCAGAACAGCATCGATCTGGCGCGCCATGTCGATGGGCTCGGCTATGTCCGCTACTGGCTCGCCGAGCACCACAATCTGGCGTCGGTGGCGAGCCCCGCGCCTGATTTGATGATCGGCCAGATCGCCGCAGTGACCAAAAACATCCGCGTCGGCTCCGGCGGCGTGATGCTGCCCAACCACGCGCCGCTGGTCGTGGCCGAACGTTTCAAGATGCTGGAGGCGCTGTTTCCCGGCCGCATCGATCTCGGCCTCGGCCGCGCGCCCGGTACCGATGGCGCCACAGCGCATGCGCTGCGTAGCCGGCTCGATCGCCGCGAGGGCGACGATTTTCTCGAACGGCTGAGCGAACTGGTGTTGTGGGAGACCCGCGGCTTTCCGGCCGGCCATCCCTACAACAACGTGGTGGCGATGCCTGACGATACGCCGCTGCCGCCGATCTGGCTGCTCGGCTCCTCCGACTACAGTTCGGAATTGGCGGCGCAAGTCGGCATGGGCTTCGCATTCGCGCACCATTTTGCTTCCTACGACGCGATTGCGGCGATGGCGAACTACCGCAGCCACTTCAAGCCGTCCGGCTGGCGGGAAACCCCCCACGGTATTCTCGCCGTCGCAGCGGTCGCCGCCGAGACCGATGCGGAAGCCGAAACGCTCGCTTCCTCGATGGATCTCAACCGCCTCCGCCGCGACCGCGGACAATACTTGCCGTTGCCGAGCGTCGAGGAAGCGCTGGCCTATGACTACACCGATGCCGAGCGCGCCTCGGTCATGCGCAACCGTTCGCGCCTGTTTGTCGGCAGTCCCGCGACCATCATGGCGAAGCTGCAGCCGATGATTACGGCAAGCCAGCCGGACGAACTGATGATCATCACGGCGGTCTACGACCACGACGCGCGCAAGAAGTCGTATAGTCTGCTCGCGGATGCGTTCGGGCTGGAGAAGAAAGTCGCCGCGTAA
- the metF gene encoding methylenetetrahydrofolate reductase [NAD(P)H], which translates to MTEVTHPAFDGHRALHSPKISFEFFPPKTEEMERSLWETINRLAPLAPNFVSVTYGAGGSTRERTHSTIARILKETSLVPAAHLTCVGAPKGEIDDVVARYHEIGVRHIVALRGDPTTGIGTAYHAHPDGYQSSPDLIAGIKKRYPDIEISVSAYPEKHPESPTIDADIDTLKAKVDAGAARAITQVFFDNDLYFRYLDRVRARGIDIPVVPGIMPMHNFKQARSFVTRAGTTVPDWLADKFEGLDDDAETRKLVAATVAAGQVHKLAKHGVDTFHFYTMNRADLVFAISHLLGIRPNGAQKAA; encoded by the coding sequence ATGACCGAGGTTACGCACCCCGCTTTCGACGGCCATCGCGCTCTGCATTCGCCAAAGATCTCCTTCGAATTCTTTCCGCCCAAGACCGAAGAGATGGAGCGGAGCCTGTGGGAAACCATCAACCGGCTGGCGCCGCTCGCGCCCAATTTCGTCTCGGTGACCTATGGCGCCGGGGGATCGACCCGCGAGCGGACCCATTCGACCATCGCCCGCATCCTGAAAGAGACCAGCCTGGTCCCGGCAGCGCATCTGACCTGCGTCGGCGCGCCCAAGGGCGAGATCGACGACGTCGTGGCGCGCTATCACGAGATCGGCGTCCGCCATATCGTGGCGCTGCGCGGCGATCCCACCACCGGCATCGGCACCGCCTATCATGCGCATCCGGACGGCTATCAAAGCTCGCCCGACCTGATCGCCGGCATCAAGAAGCGCTATCCCGATATCGAAATCTCGGTTTCGGCCTATCCGGAGAAGCATCCGGAGAGCCCGACCATCGATGCCGATATCGATACGCTCAAGGCCAAGGTCGATGCCGGCGCGGCGCGCGCCATTACCCAAGTATTCTTCGATAACGACCTCTACTTCCGCTATCTCGACCGCGTCCGCGCCCGCGGCATCGATATTCCGGTAGTCCCCGGCATCATGCCGATGCACAATTTCAAGCAGGCTCGCAGCTTCGTGACCCGCGCCGGCACCACGGTGCCGGACTGGCTCGCCGACAAGTTCGAAGGCCTCGACGACGACGCCGAGACCCGCAAGCTCGTCGCCGCCACCGTTGCGGCCGGCCAGGTGCACAAACTCGCCAAGCACGGCGTCGACACCTTCCACTTCTACACCATGAACCGCGCGGACCTCGTGTTCGCGATCAGCCATTTGCTGGGCATCCGTCCCAATGGCGCACAGAAAGCCGCCTGA
- the metH gene encoding methionine synthase: protein MSVSISPKRTALLAAARERILVLDGAMGTMIQGLQFDETAFRGERFKDFHRDVRGNNDLLILTQPKAIEDIHAAYLRAGADIVATNTFSSTSIAQADYDMSDLAYELNRDGAKLARAAAERVSAEDGKPRFVAGALGPTNRTASISPDVSNPGYRAVTFDDLRKTYGEQVNGLLDGGADLLLVETIFDTLNAKAALYAISEITEERGIDVPVMISGTITDKSGRLLSGQLPEAFWNSIRHAKPITVGFNCALGAEDLRAHIADIGRVADTLVCAYPNAGLPNEFGQYDETPEYMARLIGEFAEAGLVNIVGGCCGTTPDHIAAIAAAVAPHKPRIVPTIEPRLRLSGLEPFELTPAIPFVNVGERTNVTGSAKFRKLITAGDYTAALQVARDQVENGAQIIDVNMDEGLLDSEAAMVTFLNLVAAEPDIARVPVMVDSSKFNVIEAGLKCVQGKPVVNSISMKEGVEKFIHEARIARRHGAAVVVMAFDEIGQADTFARKTEICKRAYDILVDEVGFPPEDIIFDPNIFAIATGLEEHNNYGVDFIEATRWIRQNLPGAHISGGVSNLSFSFRGNEPVREAMHSVFLYHAIHAGMDMGIVNAGQMIVYDDIDPELRQVCEDVILNRDPGASERLLALAEKFRGKEKQTKEQDLAWREWPVEKRLSHALVHGITEFIEEDTEAARLTVERPLNVIEGPLMAGMNIVGDLFGDGKMFLPQVVKSARVMKQAVAYLMPFMEEEKARNLANGVTGDGRNAAGKIVLATVKGDVHDIGKNIVGIVLQCNNFEVIDLGVMVPATKIIETAKAEGADIIGLSGLITPSLDEMSFLAGEMERQGMKMPLLIGGATTSRVHTAVKIDPNYKGGPVVHVNDASRAVGVASSLLSPDKREAYAADIRAEYAKISAAHLRAQADKKRLKLADARANAVKADFAKSPPKKPSFLGLKSFDAYDLAELAEYIDWTPFFQTWELTGRFPAILDDPKIGEVARSLYDDARKMLERIIKEKWFTARATIGFWPANAEGDDIAVYADDSRKQKIATFHTLRQQLEKREGRFNAALSDFIAPASSGVSDYIGGFVVTAGIGEDAVADRFKNANDDYSSILCKALADRLAEAFAERMHQRVRKEFWGYAPDEALTSDQLILEQYAGIRPAPGYPAQPDHTEKATLFRLLDAENTAGVKLTESFAMWPGSSVSGLYFSHPESFYFGVGKIERDQVEDYAARKDMSVAETERWLAPVLNYIPSQEQPAAKEPAPIAVVPANDVTSHPPGCTCAVHLAWRKKAVGA, encoded by the coding sequence ATGAGTGTTTCGATTTCACCGAAGCGAACTGCCCTGCTTGCCGCCGCCCGCGAGCGCATCCTGGTGCTCGACGGCGCCATGGGCACCATGATCCAAGGCCTGCAGTTCGACGAAACAGCGTTTCGCGGCGAGCGTTTCAAGGACTTCCATCGCGACGTCCGCGGCAATAACGACCTCCTGATCCTGACGCAGCCAAAGGCGATCGAGGACATTCACGCCGCATATCTTCGCGCCGGCGCCGACATCGTCGCCACCAACACGTTTTCGTCGACCTCGATCGCGCAGGCCGACTACGACATGTCGGACCTCGCCTATGAGCTGAACCGCGACGGCGCAAAACTCGCCCGCGCCGCCGCCGAGCGCGTCTCGGCAGAGGACGGCAAACCGCGCTTCGTTGCCGGCGCACTCGGCCCGACCAATCGCACCGCCTCGATCTCGCCCGACGTTTCCAATCCCGGCTACCGCGCCGTCACCTTCGACGATCTGCGCAAGACCTATGGCGAGCAGGTCAACGGCCTGCTCGACGGCGGTGCCGATCTATTGCTGGTCGAAACCATTTTTGACACGCTGAACGCCAAGGCGGCGCTCTACGCGATCTCGGAAATCACGGAAGAACGCGGCATCGACGTGCCCGTGATGATTTCCGGCACCATCACCGACAAATCCGGCCGCCTGCTGTCCGGGCAATTACCGGAAGCGTTCTGGAATTCGATCCGCCACGCCAAGCCGATCACGGTCGGCTTCAACTGCGCGCTCGGCGCGGAAGATCTCCGCGCCCATATCGCCGATATCGGCCGCGTCGCCGACACGCTGGTCTGCGCCTATCCGAACGCCGGCCTGCCCAACGAATTCGGCCAGTATGACGAGACGCCGGAATATATGGCGCGGCTGATCGGCGAGTTTGCCGAAGCCGGCCTCGTCAATATCGTCGGCGGCTGCTGCGGCACCACGCCGGACCATATCGCCGCAATTGCCGCGGCCGTCGCCCCGCACAAGCCGCGCATTGTGCCGACCATCGAGCCGCGGCTGCGGCTGTCGGGGCTGGAGCCATTCGAACTGACGCCGGCGATTCCGTTCGTCAACGTCGGCGAACGCACCAACGTCACGGGCTCGGCGAAATTCCGCAAGCTGATCACCGCAGGCGATTACACCGCAGCACTGCAGGTGGCGCGCGACCAGGTCGAGAACGGCGCGCAGATCATCGACGTCAACATGGACGAGGGCCTGCTCGATTCCGAAGCCGCGATGGTGACGTTCCTCAACCTCGTCGCCGCCGAGCCCGACATCGCGCGTGTGCCTGTCATGGTGGACTCGTCGAAGTTCAACGTGATCGAGGCCGGCCTGAAATGCGTTCAGGGCAAGCCGGTCGTCAACTCGATCTCGATGAAGGAAGGTGTGGAGAAATTCATCCACGAGGCCCGCATCGCGCGCCGCCATGGCGCGGCGGTCGTGGTGATGGCGTTCGACGAAATCGGCCAGGCTGACACGTTCGCGCGCAAGACCGAGATCTGCAAGCGCGCCTACGACATCCTGGTCGACGAGGTTGGCTTTCCGCCCGAGGATATCATCTTCGACCCGAATATCTTCGCGATCGCGACGGGCCTTGAAGAGCACAACAATTACGGCGTCGACTTCATCGAGGCGACGCGCTGGATCCGCCAGAACCTGCCGGGCGCGCATATTTCCGGCGGCGTCTCCAACTTGTCGTTCTCGTTCCGTGGCAACGAGCCGGTGCGCGAGGCGATGCACTCGGTGTTCCTCTATCACGCCATTCATGCCGGCATGGACATGGGCATCGTCAATGCCGGCCAGATGATCGTCTATGACGACATCGATCCCGAGCTGCGCCAAGTGTGCGAGGACGTCATCCTCAACCGCGATCCCGGCGCTTCCGAGCGGCTGCTGGCGCTCGCGGAAAAATTCCGCGGCAAGGAGAAGCAGACAAAGGAGCAGGACCTCGCCTGGCGCGAATGGCCGGTCGAGAAGCGGCTGAGCCACGCGCTGGTGCACGGCATCACCGAGTTCATTGAGGAGGACACCGAAGCCGCGCGGCTGACGGTGGAGCGGCCGCTCAACGTGATCGAAGGGCCGCTGATGGCAGGCATGAACATCGTCGGCGATCTTTTCGGCGACGGCAAAATGTTCCTGCCGCAGGTGGTGAAGTCGGCGCGCGTCATGAAGCAGGCGGTCGCCTATCTCATGCCGTTCATGGAAGAGGAGAAGGCGCGCAATCTCGCCAATGGCGTCACCGGCGACGGACGCAACGCCGCCGGCAAGATCGTGCTGGCGACCGTGAAGGGCGACGTCCACGACATCGGCAAGAACATCGTCGGCATCGTGCTGCAATGTAACAATTTCGAGGTGATCGACCTCGGCGTCATGGTGCCCGCGACCAAGATCATCGAGACCGCGAAGGCGGAAGGCGCCGATATCATCGGGCTCTCCGGCCTGATCACGCCCTCGCTCGACGAGATGAGTTTCCTGGCCGGCGAGATGGAGCGGCAGGGCATGAAGATGCCGCTGTTGATCGGCGGCGCCACGACAAGCCGCGTCCATACTGCCGTCAAGATCGACCCGAACTATAAGGGCGGTCCGGTGGTGCATGTCAACGACGCCAGTCGCGCCGTCGGCGTGGCATCGTCGCTGCTCTCGCCCGACAAGCGCGAGGCCTATGCCGCCGACATCCGCGCCGAATACGCCAAGATTTCCGCCGCGCATCTGCGCGCTCAGGCCGACAAGAAGCGGCTGAAGCTTGCGGATGCCCGCGCCAACGCAGTCAAGGCCGATTTTGCCAAATCGCCGCCGAAGAAGCCGTCGTTCCTCGGTCTGAAGAGTTTTGATGCCTATGATCTGGCGGAGCTTGCCGAGTACATCGACTGGACGCCGTTCTTCCAGACCTGGGAGCTGACCGGGCGCTTTCCTGCCATTCTCGACGATCCCAAGATCGGCGAGGTCGCGCGCTCGCTCTATGACGATGCTCGCAAGATGCTGGAGCGCATCATCAAGGAGAAATGGTTCACGGCTCGCGCCACGATCGGCTTCTGGCCGGCCAATGCGGAAGGAGACGATATTGCGGTTTATGCCGACGACAGCCGCAAGCAGAAGATCGCGACGTTCCATACGCTGCGCCAGCAACTGGAGAAGCGCGAAGGCCGCTTCAACGCCGCATTGTCGGATTTCATTGCGCCTGCGTCTTCGGGCGTCTCCGATTATATCGGCGGCTTTGTCGTCACGGCAGGAATTGGCGAGGACGCGGTGGCCGACCGCTTCAAGAACGCCAATGACGATTACTCCTCGATCCTGTGCAAGGCGCTGGCCGACCGGCTCGCGGAAGCTTTTGCCGAGCGGATGCATCAGCGCGTCCGCAAGGAGTTCTGGGGCTACGCGCCGGACGAGGCGCTGACCTCGGATCAGTTGATCCTGGAGCAATATGCCGGCATCCGTCCGGCGCCCGGCTATCCCGCCCAGCCCGACCACACCGAGAAGGCGACGCTGTTCCGCCTGCTGGATGCGGAAAACACCGCCGGCGTGAAGCTGACCGAGAGCTTTGCGATGTGGCCGGGCTCGTCGGTATCGGGGCTGTATTTCTCCCATCCCGAAAGCTTCTATTTCGGCGTCGGCAAGATCGAGCGCGACCAGGTCGAGGACTATGCCGCGCGCAAGGACATGAGCGTCGCCGAGACCGAGCGCTGGCTGGCACCGGTGCTGAATTATATTCCCTCGCAGGAGCAGCCGGCGGCGAAGGAGCCCGCGCCGATCGCGGTCGTTCCCGCCAACGACGTTACCTCGCATCCGCCGGGATGCACCTGCGCCGTGCATCTCGCCTGGCGGAAGAAGGCAGTGGGGGCCTGA
- the maiA gene encoding maleylacetoacetate isomerase translates to MKFFSFWRSLASFRVRIALNLKNVPAEVIFVDIDANAHRDPEYRRVNPQMALPALVEDDGTTLFQSLAILEYLDEKYPSPPLLPTDLAGRARIRALALMVACEGHPLLTPRVRRYLDHELNLRDTQQAAWRRHWIVETLAALEGHLADNKDTGKFCYGDAPTIADICMVGHVTAALNQQVNLATYPTVKRIFETAMALPEFEKAHPLAQPDTPEAMRAKG, encoded by the coding sequence ATGAAATTCTTCTCCTTCTGGCGATCGCTGGCGAGCTTTCGCGTGCGCATCGCGCTCAATCTGAAAAACGTGCCGGCCGAAGTGATCTTCGTCGACATCGACGCCAACGCGCATCGCGATCCCGAATATCGCCGGGTCAATCCGCAGATGGCGCTGCCGGCCCTGGTCGAGGATGACGGCACCACGCTGTTCCAGTCGCTCGCCATCCTCGAATATCTCGATGAGAAATACCCCTCCCCGCCGCTGCTGCCCACTGACCTCGCCGGCCGCGCGCGCATCCGCGCGCTGGCGCTGATGGTTGCCTGCGAGGGACACCCGCTCTTGACGCCGCGGGTGCGCCGCTATCTCGACCACGAGCTGAATCTGCGCGACACGCAGCAAGCGGCATGGCGGCGGCACTGGATCGTGGAAACGCTGGCGGCACTCGAGGGGCACCTCGCTGATAACAAGGACACCGGAAAATTCTGTTATGGCGATGCGCCGACAATCGCCGATATCTGTATGGTCGGCCATGTCACCGCTGCGCTGAACCAGCAAGTCAATCTGGCGACCTATCCGACGGTGAAGCGCATTTTCGAGACCGCGATGGCGCTGCCGGAATTTGAGAAAGCACATCCGCTGGCGCAGCCGGATACGCCGGAGGCGATGCGGGCGAAGGGGTAA
- a CDS encoding glutathione S-transferase family protein — translation MILIGQYDSPFVRRVAIAMRLYGIDFEHKPWSTFGDADKIAPYNPLRRVPTLVLDGGEALIESAMILDYLDDRIGPEKAMIARSGEARWRHLRICALAMGLGDKGVSLLYERVLRKEQLDLWVERCKAQIAGVLEVLEKERAAVKTPYWFGEKVGHADIAVACVLRFVGEAHPALFDARYPALKAHSAACEALPPFQEIVQPLAPPSGD, via the coding sequence ATGATCCTGATCGGCCAATACGACTCCCCGTTCGTCCGCCGCGTCGCCATCGCGATGCGGCTCTATGGCATCGACTTCGAGCACAAGCCGTGGTCGACCTTCGGCGATGCCGACAAGATCGCGCCCTATAATCCGCTGCGCCGGGTGCCGACGCTGGTGCTTGATGGCGGGGAGGCGCTGATCGAAAGCGCGATGATCCTGGATTATCTCGACGATCGCATAGGACCCGAGAAGGCGATGATCGCGCGGAGCGGCGAGGCGCGCTGGCGACATTTGCGGATTTGCGCGCTGGCGATGGGGCTCGGCGACAAGGGCGTCAGCCTGCTGTACGAGCGCGTGTTGCGCAAGGAGCAGCTCGATCTCTGGGTCGAGCGCTGCAAGGCCCAGATCGCGGGCGTGCTGGAGGTGCTGGAGAAGGAGCGCGCCGCGGTGAAGACGCCCTATTGGTTCGGCGAGAAAGTCGGCCACGCCGATATCGCCGTCGCCTGCGTGCTGCGCTTCGTCGGCGAGGCGCATCCGGCGCTGTTCGACGCGCGCTATCCGGCGCTGAAGGCGCATTCCGCCGCTTGCGAGGCGCTGCCGCCGTTCCAGGAAATCGTGCAGCCGCTGGCGCCGCCGAGCGGCGATTGA
- a CDS encoding GNAT family N-acetyltransferase → MMLPDGCSDVPAGKIAAIVTHLEMTTRPALRFDQPRAWSLRRVETPPLDWFRDLYRRVGEEWLWFSRMQMADAELAARLHSPQLEVYALVDNGRDEGLLELDFREPGQCEIGMFGVTAKLVGTGAGRWLMNRALEIAWSRPVARVWLHTCTFDHPAALAFYQRSGFRAFRRQIEITDDPRLDGTAPREVARHVPVIE, encoded by the coding sequence ATGATGCTGCCCGACGGCTGTTCGGACGTTCCCGCCGGCAAAATTGCCGCCATCGTCACGCATCTGGAAATGACCACGCGTCCCGCGCTGCGCTTCGATCAACCCCGAGCGTGGTCACTGCGCCGAGTCGAGACGCCGCCGCTCGATTGGTTTCGCGATCTCTATCGTCGCGTCGGCGAGGAATGGCTGTGGTTCTCGCGGATGCAGATGGCGGACGCCGAACTCGCGGCACGGCTTCACTCGCCGCAGCTCGAAGTCTACGCGCTGGTCGATAACGGCCGCGACGAGGGCCTGCTCGAGCTGGATTTTCGCGAGCCCGGCCAGTGCGAAATCGGCATGTTCGGCGTCACCGCAAAACTGGTCGGAACCGGCGCCGGCCGCTGGCTGATGAACCGCGCGCTGGAGATCGCCTGGTCGCGGCCGGTTGCCCGCGTCTGGCTGCACACCTGCACCTTCGACCACCCCGCCGCACTCGCCTTCTACCAGCGCTCGGGCTTTCGCGCCTTCCGGCGCCAGATCGAGATCACCGACGATCCCCGGCTCGACGGCACCGCACCGCGCGAGGTTGCGCGGCATGTGCCGGTGATTGAGTGA
- a CDS encoding DnaB-like helicase C-terminal domain-containing protein — translation MSEPFLLMVAGPNGAGKTTLTRHLLANGVDLGEYINPDEIAAELSGTLAERTREAQAIADSRRDACIRAKRSFSFETVMSHPSKVDILVRAKEADYTVLLYFVGTDDPQTNVERVALRVAQGGHAVPEDKVRERWLRTMNLLQQAIRSSDRSYIFDNSTIGTINTVPRLVYHRSATRSGRLPQSEQIGVPPAWLKRFVLDPIGTNPFDSYANFRSKPDVGSVVTLPLEIKADRSTPGAIATLVQADHSPIPHSIEAEQRVLGAVIANSEALPDLLGSLEPRHFFEPIHQVILQAAVSLAQAGERITLEAVGKSVPVDADLGGLTVGQYLNVLETEAVTLAEARENARIVFELSLRRELIRLGENIVSAACDERVDSSPMTQIEQARLELDRLTEARSNDAREPALPFQPPLTQGLHQFSRALVGALDSAARAFVRTGPGLKTGFVDVDRKIVGLQPSELIVLASRPGIGKSALATNIAYNVARSWRTEVREDGSKTTVDGGVVGLFSLEMSSEQIATRVISQQGRIPIGVIRGGAISEKEFEIIRDQAIEFQALPFFIDETTALSIEQLAARAHRLKSQKGLDLLIIDNLELLRVAARTNFGESRSRSLQVTRELKKLAKDLAIPILVLAQLPSKVERRRDKRPRLEEFNDRGAIEQDADVIMFLHRDDYYLAQEEPPPDSYEYSKWVSEMELSFGLAELIVAKQRNGATGTINLMFEANIGSFSDLAT, via the coding sequence TTGAGCGAACCGTTTCTGCTTATGGTTGCCGGTCCTAACGGAGCCGGAAAAACGACTCTTACTCGACATCTGTTAGCAAACGGCGTTGATCTAGGCGAGTATATCAACCCCGACGAAATAGCCGCTGAATTGAGCGGCACGCTCGCTGAGCGCACCAGAGAAGCTCAAGCAATCGCTGACAGTCGAAGAGACGCTTGCATACGGGCGAAGCGAAGCTTCAGCTTTGAGACAGTAATGTCTCATCCGTCCAAGGTTGACATATTGGTGAGAGCGAAGGAGGCGGACTATACAGTTCTGTTGTATTTTGTAGGCACCGACGATCCCCAGACCAATGTCGAGCGTGTGGCTCTCCGCGTTGCTCAAGGAGGCCACGCGGTTCCTGAAGATAAAGTTCGCGAGCGCTGGCTCCGCACAATGAATTTGCTGCAGCAGGCGATAAGGTCATCCGATCGCTCCTATATCTTTGATAACAGCACAATTGGAACGATTAATACTGTCCCGCGATTAGTATATCATCGAAGTGCAACAAGAAGTGGACGTCTGCCTCAGAGCGAGCAGATCGGTGTCCCGCCGGCTTGGCTGAAGCGGTTTGTGCTAGATCCGATCGGCACGAATCCTTTCGATAGCTATGCAAACTTTCGTAGCAAACCCGACGTTGGATCAGTTGTTACTCTGCCGCTTGAGATAAAGGCTGACAGAAGCACGCCTGGGGCGATCGCTACGCTGGTGCAGGCCGATCATAGTCCCATACCTCATAGCATCGAGGCCGAGCAGCGTGTTTTGGGCGCTGTCATCGCCAATAGTGAAGCACTACCCGATCTCTTAGGGTCTCTTGAGCCGCGACACTTCTTCGAACCAATCCATCAAGTGATACTTCAAGCAGCGGTTAGTTTGGCGCAAGCCGGCGAGAGAATAACGTTGGAAGCAGTCGGAAAGTCTGTTCCAGTGGATGCCGACCTAGGCGGCTTGACCGTTGGGCAGTATCTCAATGTTCTTGAGACAGAGGCGGTAACGCTAGCCGAGGCGCGTGAGAATGCACGGATAGTCTTCGAGCTTTCACTACGTCGTGAACTAATCCGTCTCGGCGAAAATATAGTAAGTGCCGCTTGCGATGAGCGGGTCGATTCGTCACCCATGACGCAGATCGAGCAGGCGAGGTTAGAGCTCGATCGGCTCACTGAGGCCAGAAGCAATGATGCTCGCGAGCCAGCGTTGCCGTTCCAGCCGCCGCTGACACAAGGTCTTCATCAGTTTTCCAGAGCGTTGGTAGGTGCACTCGATTCGGCAGCCCGCGCTTTTGTACGCACGGGGCCAGGCCTCAAAACGGGGTTTGTTGACGTTGACCGCAAGATCGTCGGGTTGCAGCCCTCAGAGCTAATAGTCTTAGCTAGTCGCCCCGGCATCGGCAAATCAGCCTTGGCTACCAATATCGCCTACAACGTTGCAAGGTCATGGAGAACGGAGGTCCGCGAGGATGGAAGTAAAACGACCGTCGATGGCGGTGTCGTGGGACTTTTTTCGCTAGAGATGTCCTCGGAGCAAATCGCAACGCGAGTTATCTCACAGCAAGGCAGAATTCCGATCGGTGTTATTCGTGGCGGCGCAATTTCCGAGAAGGAATTCGAAATCATCCGCGATCAAGCCATCGAATTTCAAGCCCTTCCCTTTTTCATTGATGAAACTACGGCTCTTTCAATTGAGCAACTTGCGGCTCGAGCTCATCGACTCAAATCTCAGAAGGGACTTGATTTGTTGATTATCGATAATCTCGAACTGTTGCGGGTAGCCGCCCGCACGAATTTTGGAGAATCAAGGAGCCGTTCTCTACAAGTAACCCGCGAACTTAAGAAACTTGCTAAAGATTTGGCTATTCCGATCCTGGTTCTAGCACAACTGCCGTCGAAGGTTGAAAGACGGAGAGATAAGCGACCTCGTCTAGAGGAATTCAACGACAGGGGCGCGATCGAACAGGACGCCGATGTGATTATGTTTCTACACCGAGATGATTACTATCTTGCCCAGGAAGAGCCGCCGCCGGACAGTTACGAGTATTCGAAATGGGTTTCGGAGATGGAATTGAGTTTTGGCCTAGCAGAGCTCATAGTTGCTAAGCAGCGAAACGGAGCCACCGGTACGATAAACCTAATGTTTGAGGCGAACATTGGTTCATTTAGTGATCTCGCTACGTAG